The Xenopus tropicalis strain Nigerian chromosome 7, UCB_Xtro_10.0, whole genome shotgun sequence genome includes a region encoding these proteins:
- the mxra8 gene encoding matrix-remodeling-associated protein 8 precursor: MEMRFKVLVCHIILLQSTTVYLYSVPASQQNPESVVVSVTNISAQVGEQGFLTCESHRMVWTQDNLMDRQRVVHWDLYSSQGVYRGERLLDMFSAGEQRIYKDYNQRRISVSERAFQDGNFSLVIKDLSMIDQGLYSCNLHHHYCHLDETVRVQLNVTKSERKVKMYWDGEKVVIVALIHSTVLLPCENRDHMWTDRHREEDQQVVHWDRQAPGIPHDRADRLIDMYASGERRAYGSLFLRRKMNVSSLAFSQGDFSLFIPYLTRGDEGTYSCHLHHHYCGLHERRIFYLSVSDRPKVEEPSKTNSDSAPAIDSNVVRENKVINVTIQESRLHLFQQLGYILATLLLFILLLTAVILITRKHQKRGDAYNLNKPQGIEVNTKEICLRPPDLIQYKKEELRIDYKNNILKERAEMDRVFAPKNIDLDLELRKEYCK; encoded by the exons ATGGAGATGAGGTTCAAGGTCCTGGTGTGTCACATCATCCTCCTGCAGA gtaccactgtatatctgtattCAG TACCTGCTAGCCAACAAAACCCAGAGAGTGTTGTGGTGTCAGTGACTAATATCAGCGCTCAAGTTGGAGAGCAAGGTTTCCTTACATGTGAGAGTCACCGAATGGTTTGGACACAGGACAACCTAATGGACAGGCAACGTGTTGTTCATTGGGACCTGTATAGCAGTCAAGGGGTTTACCGTGGAGAGCGTCTTCTCGATATGTTTTCTGCGGGTGAGCAGCGCATCTACAAAGACTACAATCAGAGGAGAATATCAGTTTCAGAGAGAGCTTTCCAAGATGGCAATTTCTCACTGGTGATCAAAG atcTTTCAATGATTGATCAAGGGCTGTATTCCTGCAATCTCCATCACCACTACTGCCACCTGGATGAGACTGTACGAGTTCAGCTAAATGTTACCAAGTCAG AACGGAAAGTAAAGATGTACTGGGATGGTGAGAAGGTTGTCATTGTGGCTTTAATTCATTCCACGGTGCTTCTTCCCTGCGAGAACCGTGATCACATGTGGACCGACAGACACCGTGAAGAGGACCAACAAGTAGTTCACTGGGATCGGCAAGCTCCAGGGATCCCTCATGACCGTGCTGACCGTCTCATTGACATGTACGCATCAGGGGAGAGACGAGCTTATGGGTCACTCTTTCTCAGGAGAAAGATGAATGTGTCCAGTTTAGCCTTTTCACAGGGAgacttttcactttttattccatatttaaccCGTGGAGATGAGGGCACCTACTCATGTCATCTTCACCATCATTACTGTGGTCTCCATGAACGCAGGATCTTCTATCTCTCTGTGTCTGATCGTCCCAAGGTAGAAGAACCAAGCAAAACAAATTCGGACTCTGCTCCAGCTATAG ATTCCAATGTAGTCCGGGAAAACAAAGTCATCAATGTTACCATCCAAGAGAGCAGACTCCATCTCTTCCAACAGCTTGGATACATTCTGGCAACCCTTTTGCTGTTTATTCTTCTCCTTACAGCTGTGATCCTCATCACTCGCAAGCATCAAAAAAGAG GGGATGCATATAACTTGAATAAACCTCAAGG aATAGAGGTTAACACGAAGGAAATCTGCCTCAGGCCTCCTGACCTCATCCAATACAAAAAGGAGGAGCTCCGAATAG ATTATAAAAATAACATTCTAAAGGAACGTGCAGAGATGGACAGAGTGTTTGCACCAAAGAACATCGACTTAGACCTGG AGCTTCGGAAAGAATATTGTAAATAA